The following are from one region of the Chloracidobacterium sp. genome:
- the recF gene encoding DNA replication and repair protein RecF (All proteins in this family for which functions are known are DNA-binding proteins that assist the filamentation of RecA onto DNA for the initiation of recombination or recombinational repair.) encodes MQLECVETQNFRNIGGKIDCSDGLNIFVGENGHGKTNWLEAIYLLSTARSFKTSKLTETISFNEEWAIVRGRVRQSEGIDRELQVAIQNSVKALSINGKKSSVGEYLGQVHAVVFNSEELEVVRGTPEARRRFIDGGIVSLHPPFVQTFSDYSRVLRHKTALLQTARDNEYSIEQTIELLKPWNDQLISLATRIHKGRIRFVERMNEFLHRRLFGREELFIRFVSNLEGKGDLSNYEALLEERLMLRTQAEMVAGRALVGPHRDDLEISFDGRDIRKYGSAGQQRSALLLLLLANIELFNSTRGEYPVFLLDDIDAELDHRRIGQLLEFLAGKTQTFVSTSKTSFVEEFGSSANVLEVENGSIAKHMKAAI; translated from the coding sequence ATGCAGCTCGAATGTGTCGAAACACAGAATTTCCGCAATATCGGGGGGAAGATCGACTGCTCGGATGGGCTAAATATTTTTGTAGGGGAAAATGGGCACGGAAAGACCAACTGGCTTGAAGCAATATATCTGCTTTCGACCGCGAGGTCTTTCAAGACCTCGAAACTCACTGAAACTATCAGTTTCAATGAGGAGTGGGCGATAGTTCGTGGGCGCGTTCGCCAATCGGAAGGGATCGATCGCGAACTGCAGGTCGCTATCCAGAATAGTGTAAAGGCGCTTTCTATAAATGGCAAGAAAAGTTCGGTTGGTGAATACTTGGGCCAGGTACACGCCGTTGTTTTCAATTCTGAAGAACTTGAGGTCGTCCGCGGGACGCCGGAAGCTCGACGACGGTTCATTGATGGCGGTATCGTGTCGCTGCATCCCCCGTTTGTTCAGACATTTAGCGACTATTCCCGCGTCTTGAGGCACAAAACGGCCTTGCTTCAGACTGCCCGCGACAACGAATACTCGATCGAGCAAACAATTGAACTTCTAAAGCCCTGGAACGATCAATTGATTTCGCTTGCGACACGGATACATAAAGGCCGGATCAGGTTCGTAGAGCGAATGAATGAATTTCTGCATAGGCGTTTGTTTGGCCGCGAGGAGTTGTTTATTCGGTTCGTATCTAATCTTGAGGGCAAAGGCGATCTATCGAATTACGAAGCCCTGCTTGAGGAACGCCTCATGCTGCGAACACAAGCGGAAATGGTTGCCGGGCGTGCACTCGTCGGTCCGCATAGAGATGATCTCGAGATCAGTTTCGACGGCCGGGATATCAGGAAGTATGGTTCGGCCGGACAGCAGCGAAGTGCTCTATTGCTGCTTCTTCTCGCGAATATCGAGCTGTTCAACTCAACTCGCGGTGAGTATCCGGTTTTTCTCCTGGACGATATTGATGCAGAACTCGATCATCGTCGGATAGGCCAACTTCTGGAATTTCTCGCCGGAAAGACACAAACATTCGTGAGCACATCTAAAACGAGCTTTGTCGAGGAATTTGGGAGCTCCGCCAATGTTCTCGAAGTTGAGAACGGCAGCATTGCAAAACACATGAAAGCCGCTATCTGA
- a CDS encoding TlpA family protein disulfide reductase, translated as MERTIRSIILILVMSASLFAQQQLMPGNQAPEFTAIGLDGRQYSLSQFHGKVVVLTFWSSKCAICHHEIPKLNQVVERYQGQDVVFLALTMESDSKVNSYIQKYPFNFSILPNGFGVVLKYADMDKSGRINMGFPAHFLINRRGEIELRTDGWDKTANLESNISRLLAAD; from the coding sequence ATGGAGCGAACGATCAGGTCAATAATTCTCATTTTGGTGATGTCCGCGTCATTATTCGCGCAACAACAATTGATGCCGGGTAATCAGGCACCTGAATTCACAGCTATCGGTCTGGATGGTCGCCAATACAGTCTTAGCCAGTTTCATGGAAAGGTGGTTGTCCTTACTTTCTGGTCGTCCAAGTGCGCGATTTGCCACCACGAAATCCCAAAACTCAATCAGGTCGTCGAACGTTACCAGGGTCAAGATGTGGTATTTCTCGCTCTCACAATGGAGAGCGACTCTAAAGTGAATTCATATATTCAGAAGTATCCGTTCAACTTTAGCATTCTACCGAATGGCTTCGGGGTGGTTCTGAAATACGCAGACATGGACAAGAGCGGGCGAATAAATATGGGTTTCCCTGCACACTTCTTGATCAATCGTCGCGGTGAGATCGAGCTTCGGACAGACGGTTGGGACAAGACGGCGAACCTGGAATCAAACATTTCCCGACTTCTTGCAGCAGATTAG
- a CDS encoding TetR/AcrR family transcriptional regulator — MSRISKSATEARPMIADKRQAILRAAIEVFARKGYFNSKVADIAGVAGIADGTVYLYFKSKDEILHSIFDRAMAEFIDEGKSQLSMLSSPEEKLRKIAELHLGRLSDDRDLAIVFQVELRGSTKFMQEFSAAGFAEYLDIIRETIEDGQKSGLFRKDLKPIVCAKILYGALDEMVTNWILSNRTYSLAPMADEVMKIFFGGMLRR; from the coding sequence ATGTCGCGAATCTCAAAATCAGCAACCGAGGCGCGGCCAATGATCGCCGATAAACGACAGGCGATCTTACGAGCTGCGATAGAAGTGTTTGCGAGGAAGGGGTATTTCAATTCAAAGGTGGCAGACATCGCCGGAGTTGCCGGGATTGCCGACGGCACCGTCTATTTGTATTTCAAAAGCAAGGACGAGATTCTGCATTCGATCTTTGACCGAGCAATGGCAGAGTTTATAGACGAGGGAAAGAGCCAATTATCGATGCTGTCGTCACCAGAAGAGAAATTGCGCAAGATCGCCGAGCTTCACCTCGGGCGACTGAGCGATGACCGTGACCTTGCGATCGTATTTCAAGTCGAATTGCGCGGTTCGACAAAGTTCATGCAGGAGTTTTCAGCCGCCGGTTTCGCCGAGTATCTGGACATCATTCGCGAAACGATCGAAGACGGCCAAAAGAGCGGGTTATTCAGAAAAGATCTCAAGCCGATCGTTTGTGCCAAGATCCTTTACGGAGCGCTCGATGAAATGGTGACCAATTGGATCTTGTCTAACCGAACCTATTCACTTGCACCGATGGCGGACGAGGTCATGAAGATCTTTTTTGGGGGTATGCTGCGAAGATGA
- a CDS encoding long-chain fatty acid--CoA ligase has product MSSSSLITFASPRVKIGRGIPLFVDEPNTLAELFVQAAKKHERIDALRYKRNGEWHSISSSDVLRRAGNIALGLDSIGINKNDRVAILAPNSPEWTLTDAGCQFAGIIDVPIYTTLGPSSVAYILNDSGARILFLDNTATYDRISDALKNCPAIEKVVFFESDTNRSHGSIDLNTLESMGEDARSGNPERLGALQQAVQPDDVATLIYTSGTTGEPKGVMLTQTNIISNVIDAGEKYSFSEDDVSLSVLPLSHIFERSAMYLYIFNGMSVNYAESVEKVPDNLKEVRPTIFVGVPRIFEKVYEKAKLKAAQTGGLKEKVFDWAIEIAKETAMLEETGESPSTPLLLKHSIADALVYSKLRDFFGGNLRACITGGAALSDSIYLIFTGAGISIMQGYGLTETSPVISSNNPTDIRIGTVGKPIRNVQVRVAEDGEIEVTGPGVMLGYYKKEKETSEAFTEDGWFRTGDIGDIDKDGFLKITDRKKELFKTSGGKYIAPSPIEQMLKSSRFISQAVLVGNDRRFAAALIVPNFEMLASYASIKGLEINDPAEFCRHPRILDLFERQIATATDGLSRFETVKRFALLENELTVEGGELTPTLKVKRRVVEEKYKIVIDRLFKDP; this is encoded by the coding sequence ATGAGCTCCTCATCTCTGATCACTTTTGCTTCCCCAAGAGTCAAGATCGGTCGCGGGATTCCGCTTTTTGTGGACGAGCCGAATACACTTGCTGAACTTTTCGTTCAGGCTGCAAAGAAACACGAGCGCATCGATGCACTTCGATACAAACGTAATGGCGAATGGCATTCCATCTCATCAAGTGATGTTTTGCGAAGAGCGGGAAATATCGCGCTTGGCCTTGATTCGATCGGGATCAACAAAAATGACCGTGTCGCGATCCTTGCTCCGAACTCGCCGGAGTGGACGTTGACCGATGCCGGATGTCAGTTTGCAGGAATTATCGATGTTCCGATATACACGACACTCGGGCCGTCTTCGGTCGCCTATATATTGAACGATTCGGGTGCTCGTATTCTGTTCCTTGATAACACGGCGACCTATGATCGGATCTCGGACGCGCTTAAGAACTGTCCGGCGATCGAGAAAGTGGTCTTTTTCGAATCAGACACGAACAGATCACACGGTTCAATCGATCTCAACACGCTTGAGAGTATGGGTGAGGACGCCCGGTCAGGGAACCCGGAAAGACTCGGAGCTCTTCAGCAAGCGGTTCAACCGGACGATGTCGCAACACTTATTTACACAAGCGGAACGACCGGCGAGCCAAAGGGAGTGATGTTGACGCAGACAAATATCATCTCCAATGTGATCGATGCTGGCGAAAAGTACAGCTTTTCGGAGGACGACGTGTCGCTTTCCGTCCTGCCTTTATCGCACATCTTTGAAAGGTCTGCGATGTATCTTTACATTTTCAATGGTATGTCGGTGAACTATGCCGAGTCGGTCGAAAAGGTCCCTGACAATCTGAAAGAGGTCCGTCCGACGATCTTTGTTGGCGTGCCGCGGATATTTGAGAAGGTTTACGAAAAGGCAAAACTCAAAGCGGCGCAGACGGGCGGACTAAAAGAAAAGGTCTTTGATTGGGCGATCGAGATCGCTAAAGAGACGGCAATGTTAGAGGAAACAGGTGAATCTCCTTCGACGCCTCTCTTACTAAAGCACTCTATTGCCGACGCACTTGTTTATTCGAAATTGCGCGATTTCTTCGGCGGTAATTTGCGCGCGTGCATCACCGGTGGCGCCGCTCTTTCCGACAGCATTTATCTTATTTTCACCGGTGCCGGTATCTCGATAATGCAGGGATACGGACTGACCGAAACATCGCCGGTGATCTCATCGAATAATCCAACAGACATTAGAATCGGCACCGTTGGCAAACCCATTCGTAATGTGCAGGTTCGGGTAGCTGAAGACGGAGAGATCGAAGTAACAGGTCCCGGGGTCATGCTTGGATATTACAAGAAAGAAAAAGAAACGAGTGAAGCCTTCACCGAGGACGGTTGGTTTCGGACAGGCGATATCGGTGACATCGACAAAGACGGGTTTCTGAAGATCACGGATCGAAAGAAGGAGCTTTTCAAAACCTCGGGAGGAAAGTACATAGCTCCGTCGCCGATCGAGCAAATGCTGAAATCGTCCAGATTCATAAGTCAGGCCGTGCTCGTCGGCAATGATCGTAGATTTGCGGCAGCCTTGATTGTCCCGAATTTTGAAATGCTCGCGTCCTATGCATCGATCAAAGGACTCGAGATAAATGACCCTGCCGAATTCTGCAGACACCCACGTATTCTCGATCTGTTCGAGCGACAGATCGCAACCGCGACCGACGGCCTGTCTCGATTTGAGACCGTTAAGAGATTTGCACTTCTCGAGAATGAACTGACTGTTGAGGGCGGCGAGTTGACCCCGACTCTTAAAGTGAAACGCCGGGTGGTGGAAGAGAAATACAAGATCGTGATCGATCGGCTTTTCAAAGATCCGTGA
- a CDS encoding SLBB domain-containing protein, with product MVLTISLQGQSPQSVDETPRGYLIGPGDEITGKILGEPQFDFVATVDEDGRIEVPFFDKPVDAKCKSERELRIEITKLLARYLKNPQTSIRVTQRNSRPPVSIYGEVRQQQQVVLTRRAYLLELISFAGGETEKSGGMIQVFRTRPPICGDPANEKNWGGSGPDVPSRLYSLASLRQGREEANPEIFAGDIIIVQKAAPVYVTGEVVRPGEFNIPEGGLPLMQAVAMASGITREAKTKNIKIYRRKVGAADPEVIVANYDLIKKGEQNDIMLKPFDIVEVDKAAKKFTDYLLDFVTGVPNRIPIRPL from the coding sequence ATGGTTCTGACAATTAGCTTGCAGGGCCAGAGCCCGCAAAGCGTTGATGAGACCCCTCGAGGATACCTCATCGGGCCCGGAGACGAAATCACGGGTAAGATACTTGGTGAGCCACAGTTCGATTTTGTTGCCACTGTAGATGAGGACGGTCGGATCGAAGTCCCTTTCTTCGATAAGCCGGTCGACGCAAAATGTAAAAGCGAACGAGAACTTCGTATCGAAATCACGAAACTGCTCGCCAGATATTTGAAAAACCCTCAGACAAGCATTCGTGTAACTCAGCGTAATAGTCGCCCGCCTGTAAGCATCTACGGTGAGGTACGGCAGCAGCAGCAAGTCGTCTTAACACGTCGCGCATACTTGCTCGAATTGATCTCGTTCGCCGGGGGCGAAACTGAGAAGAGTGGCGGGATGATACAGGTCTTTCGTACTCGGCCACCTATATGCGGAGATCCGGCAAATGAAAAGAACTGGGGAGGTTCCGGTCCGGATGTTCCGTCACGACTGTATAGTTTGGCAAGCCTGCGGCAAGGACGAGAAGAAGCCAACCCCGAGATATTTGCCGGTGACATAATCATCGTTCAAAAGGCCGCACCGGTGTACGTTACAGGTGAGGTCGTTCGCCCCGGCGAATTCAACATTCCTGAGGGTGGGCTGCCGTTGATGCAGGCCGTTGCAATGGCAAGCGGTATAACACGCGAGGCCAAAACCAAGAATATCAAGATCTACCGCCGAAAGGTCGGTGCTGCCGATCCCGAGGTCATAGTCGCAAATTACGATCTGATCAAGAAAGGGGAACAGAACGATATTATGCTTAAGCCGTTCGATATCGTCGAGGTCGACAAGGCCGCAAAAAAATTCACCGACTACTTGTTGGATTTCGTGACCGGTGTACCTAATAGGATCCCGATCCGGCCACTTTGA
- a CDS encoding polysaccharide biosynthesis protein yields the protein MRDRKNITDRLWFLRRPLQFLTDVAVLSSAFLLAYLPAINIQLGDYYFDTALSQLPLVVLVQFSSLFLSGAYSILWRYVSIEDLKVFLRAALISGAILIGFRFVLIFSDFNLWQVPVSVIIIDTVLGFGGLLGLRVMRRFVHEFSDKRLFFGPTRRTKRRPALVVGAGRLGAALAKEVVGRADSNLEIRGFVDDDSRKQRGSVGGIKVLGTTNDLARLVDELDVKEVVIAIDQAQGKEIRRILEICGEIPVKAQIVPSLNEIAQGSVSINRVRDVEIDDLLGREPVKLDDENLHAFLGGRTIMVTGAGGSIGSELVRQITRFNPQRLLLVERAEYMLFQIERELKRRFPGTEGIALLADVSDEPRMREIFEQYEPAVVFHAAAHKHVPLMEANSVEAIKNNILATSMIANLAGEMGSSHFVLISTDKAVNPTSIMGASKRVAEIVVQGLNQKFKTCYTSVRFGNVLGSAGSVVPIFREQIQLGEAITVTDREMTRYFMTIPEASQLVLQAGAIGEGGEIFVLDMGEPVKILDLAEDMIRLSGLTPYEDVDIVFTGIRQGEKLFEELEITGEDLVKTKHPKIFIGKIASYTADEIEGLLDNFRKAVLESNDEMIRRVFNNVLPEAQIEMTEDTPADSHTETKGAFSHSSGFGIAGK from the coding sequence TTGAGAGATCGAAAGAACATAACAGACAGGCTTTGGTTTCTTAGGCGGCCGCTTCAGTTTTTGACTGATGTCGCTGTTTTATCGTCGGCGTTCCTATTGGCCTATTTGCCCGCGATCAATATTCAACTCGGTGACTATTACTTCGATACGGCTCTGAGTCAGCTTCCGCTCGTCGTCTTGGTACAATTCTCTTCGTTGTTTTTGTCAGGTGCGTATTCGATACTTTGGCGATATGTGAGTATTGAAGACCTCAAAGTGTTTCTGAGGGCGGCATTGATATCCGGAGCGATATTGATCGGTTTCAGATTTGTTCTCATTTTCTCCGATTTCAATTTGTGGCAGGTGCCGGTCTCCGTGATCATAATCGACACGGTCCTTGGGTTTGGTGGACTACTGGGTTTGCGGGTGATGCGTCGCTTTGTGCATGAGTTTAGCGATAAGCGTTTGTTCTTCGGACCCACACGGCGAACCAAAAGAAGGCCGGCGCTCGTTGTTGGTGCCGGGCGTCTGGGTGCCGCGCTGGCTAAAGAGGTTGTTGGCAGGGCGGACTCTAATCTGGAGATCCGCGGATTCGTAGACGATGATTCACGAAAGCAGCGTGGTAGCGTCGGCGGGATCAAGGTACTTGGAACAACGAACGACCTCGCGCGGCTCGTTGATGAACTTGACGTGAAAGAGGTCGTGATCGCGATCGACCAGGCGCAAGGTAAGGAGATCCGACGAATCCTGGAGATTTGCGGTGAGATCCCGGTAAAGGCTCAGATCGTCCCTAGTCTGAATGAAATAGCTCAGGGAAGCGTTTCGATCAATCGCGTGCGCGACGTTGAGATCGACGATCTGTTGGGGCGGGAACCGGTCAAGCTCGATGATGAGAATCTTCATGCGTTCCTCGGTGGCAGGACGATCATGGTCACAGGAGCAGGCGGCTCTATCGGATCGGAGTTGGTCAGACAGATAACCCGATTCAATCCGCAAAGATTGCTTCTGGTCGAGCGAGCAGAATATATGCTCTTCCAGATCGAGCGTGAATTAAAGCGTCGTTTTCCAGGAACCGAAGGTATCGCTCTTCTGGCAGACGTAAGCGATGAGCCGCGAATGCGCGAGATATTTGAGCAGTACGAACCGGCAGTAGTTTTTCACGCCGCGGCTCACAAGCATGTGCCGTTGATGGAAGCGAATTCTGTTGAGGCGATCAAGAACAATATTCTTGCTACATCCATGATCGCAAATCTTGCGGGTGAGATGGGCTCAAGCCATTTCGTGCTGATCTCTACCGACAAAGCCGTGAACCCGACATCCATCATGGGTGCATCAAAGCGGGTTGCAGAGATCGTTGTTCAGGGCCTGAATCAGAAGTTTAAGACCTGTTACACTTCGGTTCGGTTTGGAAACGTGCTTGGTTCGGCTGGCTCCGTTGTCCCGATCTTTCGCGAACAGATCCAACTGGGTGAGGCTATCACCGTAACCGATCGTGAGATGACACGTTATTTTATGACGATCCCCGAAGCATCTCAGCTCGTTTTACAGGCCGGAGCGATAGGCGAAGGTGGGGAGATCTTTGTTTTGGACATGGGTGAGCCCGTGAAGATATTGGATCTTGCCGAGGACATGATCAGACTGTCAGGACTAACGCCTTATGAAGATGTTGATATTGTCTTCACGGGCATTAGACAGGGCGAAAAACTTTTCGAAGAGCTTGAGATCACTGGAGAAGATCTGGTTAAGACCAAACACCCTAAGATATTCATAGGAAAGATCGCATCGTACACTGCAGACGAGATCGAGGGTCTACTGGACAACTTTCGGAAAGCGGTGTTAGAAAGCAATGACGAGATGATAAGGCGGGTTTTTAATAATGTCCTGCCGGAAGCTCAGATCGAGATGACCGAAGATACCCCCGCCGACAGCCATACCGAAACGAAAGGTGCGTTTTCGCATTCGTCCGGATTTGGCATTGCTGGGAAATAG
- the galE gene encoding UDP-glucose 4-epimerase GalE: MAILVTGGAGYIGSVTVEALRQRGEKVVVLDNLVCGHREAIEDEVPFYEGDIGDSLLVDKIVATHKITACMHFSAYASVGESVTDPRKYFRNNVVATIDLLDTLLSRGVKKFVFSSTCAIYGEPIHMPIDESHPQNPSNPYGWTKLMIEKVMESYDAAFGLRYVSLRYFNACGSTEKHGEDHDPETHLIPLVLFAALGKIPSVSVFGSDYPTPDGTAIRDYIHVSDLADAHVLAVEHLRDDCISNAFNLGNGNGYSVKEVIETSRLITGREIKALAAPRRAGDPSRLVADAAKAREILGWNPKITELKDIVQSSWEWYQRNPSGYADASRNSI, translated from the coding sequence ATGGCAATTCTTGTGACCGGCGGAGCAGGCTACATTGGCAGCGTCACCGTTGAAGCACTCCGGCAGCGTGGAGAGAAAGTAGTGGTGCTCGATAATCTAGTTTGCGGGCACCGCGAGGCCATTGAGGATGAAGTTCCTTTTTATGAGGGCGATATCGGAGACAGTCTGTTGGTAGATAAGATTGTTGCGACACATAAGATTACGGCATGCATGCATTTTTCAGCATATGCTTCCGTAGGTGAATCGGTGACCGATCCTCGAAAGTACTTTCGTAACAATGTCGTAGCGACCATCGATTTGCTTGATACCCTGCTAAGCCGCGGAGTGAAGAAGTTCGTGTTTTCTTCAACATGCGCAATCTATGGTGAACCAATTCATATGCCGATCGATGAGAGTCACCCGCAAAATCCGTCGAACCCGTACGGATGGACAAAGCTAATGATCGAAAAGGTAATGGAATCGTACGACGCTGCCTTTGGCCTGCGGTACGTCTCGCTTAGATATTTCAACGCATGCGGTTCAACTGAAAAACACGGTGAGGACCACGATCCTGAAACGCATTTGATTCCACTCGTTCTTTTTGCTGCGTTGGGTAAAATTCCGAGCGTTTCGGTTTTTGGCAGCGATTATCCGACCCCGGATGGTACGGCGATCCGCGATTATATTCATGTAAGCGATCTTGCTGACGCACATGTGCTCGCTGTCGAACACCTGCGAGATGATTGCATCTCTAATGCATTCAACCTCGGCAACGGGAATGGCTACTCGGTCAAAGAGGTCATTGAGACCTCGCGCCTTATCACTGGCCGTGAGATAAAGGCGTTAGCGGCTCCGCGAAGAGCAGGCGATCCGTCGCGGCTTGTTGCGGATGCAGCGAAGGCTCGTGAGATCCTTGGTTGGAATCCAAAGATCACCGAACTCAAAGACATAGTTCAGAGCTCTTGGGAATGGTACCAAAGGAATCCGAGTGGATATGCTGATGCAAGTAGAAATTCTATTTGA
- a CDS encoding aminotransferase class I/II-fold pyridoxal phosphate-dependent enzyme, with product MNQTKISKNRISSKASSFTESVIREMSREAVKHGAVNLGQGFPDWAAPEDIKRKAMEAIDADHNQYAITWGVKSFRDAIAEKTRWFLGLEIDPETEITVTCGSTEGMIAAMMATVDAGEEVVVFEPFYENYAPDAILSDATPRHVALHRTSDGFAFDRDELRAAFNVKTKAIILCNPNNPTGKVFTREEMEYIADLCKEFDALCFTDEIYEHIIFDPIGGTRPEHICMANIEGMRDRTVVVNSLSKTYSVTGWRVGYCIAPPDITSAIRKVHDFLTVGAANPLQHAGTYALGLAPSYYEDVRSEYQRKRDFIVPVLLDAGFKCTYPEGAYYVMTDISNFDFANDIEFTKHLIREIGVAVVPGSSFYHESELGSQMVRFCFCKRDETLEAAAENLQKLTRG from the coding sequence ATGAACCAAACGAAAATCTCAAAAAATCGAATTTCAAGCAAGGCCTCTTCGTTTACCGAGTCAGTGATCCGCGAGATGAGCCGCGAGGCCGTGAAGCACGGTGCGGTCAATCTCGGCCAGGGCTTTCCTGATTGGGCTGCACCGGAAGATATAAAGCGAAAGGCGATGGAGGCGATCGATGCTGATCATAACCAGTACGCAATAACCTGGGGTGTGAAGAGTTTTCGGGACGCGATCGCAGAGAAGACGAGATGGTTCCTGGGGCTGGAGATCGACCCTGAGACTGAAATAACCGTCACGTGCGGCTCGACCGAAGGGATGATCGCAGCCATGATGGCAACGGTCGACGCCGGGGAAGAGGTTGTGGTCTTCGAACCCTTTTACGAGAATTATGCTCCCGATGCTATCTTATCCGACGCAACACCGCGACATGTCGCGCTTCACAGAACATCTGACGGATTTGCGTTTGATCGTGACGAACTGCGTGCAGCCTTCAATGTAAAGACAAAGGCAATTATCCTCTGTAATCCGAATAATCCGACCGGGAAGGTTTTCACACGTGAAGAGATGGAGTACATCGCTGATCTCTGTAAGGAATTCGACGCTTTATGCTTCACCGACGAGATCTACGAACACATCATTTTTGACCCGATTGGCGGAACGCGGCCCGAGCACATATGCATGGCAAACATCGAGGGGATGAGGGATCGAACTGTCGTCGTAAACTCGCTTTCTAAGACCTACTCCGTTACTGGTTGGAGGGTCGGCTATTGCATCGCACCGCCGGATATTACTTCTGCGATCAGAAAGGTTCACGACTTTTTGACCGTTGGCGCGGCAAATCCGCTGCAGCATGCAGGTACGTACGCTCTAGGGTTGGCGCCAAGCTATTACGAGGATGTTCGCTCAGAGTACCAGCGAAAGCGTGATTTCATCGTGCCGGTCCTGTTGGATGCGGGTTTTAAATGTACTTACCCAGAAGGTGCGTATTATGTAATGACCGATATCTCGAACTTTGATTTTGCCAACGATATCGAGTTTACCAAGCATTTGATCCGAGAGATCGGCGTTGCAGTTGTGCCGGGTTCGTCGTTCTATCACGAATCCGAACTTGGCTCGCAAATGGTCAGGTTTTGTTTCTGTAAACGTGATGAAACGCTTGAGGCCGCAGCCGAGAATCTGCAAAAGCTAACCCGTGGTTGA